CGACTTTGAAAGCCATGGAGATGAGAAAGAGTTGTTTGAAAGTTTAAATAAAAATGTAGCATATATGAAATATTTAGGAACATATCCAGTATTTAGAAAATACATTTAAATATGGACACATCTTTGCTTTACCTTTCTGTGGTAGTAGTTAATTAACCCCCCTGCCTCTAAAATCTCTCTTGCAATCCCCATTGGTGTTTCACAGTTTAGAGTTAGTTTATCGTTTATTATAATCTTCTCATTCTCCAAGTCAACTTCAATAGCATCTCCTTCTTTAACATATTTGGTAATATCTTTACAAACTATTGGAATTAGTCCAATGTTTATTGCATTCCTATAGAAGATTCTTGCAAAACTCTCAGCAATAACTGCCCTTATCCCACAGTATTTTATTGCTATTGGTGCCTGTTCCCTACTTGAACCACAACCGAAATTCTCTCCAGCAACAATGACATCTCCTTCTTTAACTCTTTTTGGGAAATCTTCATCAATCCCTGCCATGCAGTGGGATGCGAGTTCATGCCCATCGGTTGTTTTTAAATAAGGTCCTGGAATGATTGCATCGGTATCAACGTCATCTCCAAAGACGTGTGCTTTTCCTCTAATGTACATAATCATCCCCTTATCATAGAAAAATATTTATTTACTGATAGTGTGATTTAACACTATTAAAATTAAGACCAAAAAAT
This is a stretch of genomic DNA from Methanotorris formicicus Mc-S-70. It encodes these proteins:
- the hacB gene encoding homoaconitase small subunit, which produces MYIRGKAHVFGDDVDTDAIIPGPYLKTTDGHELASHCMAGIDEDFPKRVKEGDVIVAGENFGCGSSREQAPIAIKYCGIRAVIAESFARIFYRNAINIGLIPIVCKDITKYVKEGDAIEVDLENEKIIINDKLTLNCETPMGIAREILEAGGLINYYHRKVKQRCVHI